From the genome of Pseudomonas sp. TMP9, one region includes:
- a CDS encoding DUF6316 family protein — protein MFGQRTIDHSPGTHYRSERVSAVNGQYFFSTREGSLEGPYFTRTDAEREIAFYIRRMITAGEIIDSRTF, from the coding sequence ATGTTCGGTCAACGCACCATCGATCACAGCCCTGGCACTCACTATCGCAGCGAGCGTGTCAGCGCGGTCAACGGCCAGTACTTTTTCTCCACCCGCGAGGGATCACTGGAGGGGCCTTACTTCACCCGAACGGATGCAGAACGCGAAATTGCTTTTTATATTCGCCGGATGATTACGGCTGGCGAGATCATCGACAGCCGCACGTTCTAA
- a CDS encoding EAL domain-containing protein produces the protein MTQAPRGSAPSSKVVAAELRARAEAPLPGHVPAVEAQQSVLDAQKLVHELQVHQIELQLQNEQLQAARNDAEAALVRYTNLYDFAPAGYFTLRADGTIIRTNLAGARQLGMERAVLTGMRFVQFVTQVNLCAFNAFLLRVSAGDVAQRCEVEVMRQDQTPRTLQVDATFATDEQVYNVVVLDVTERNANEEQLQLAALVYQSLTEAIMVCDIDNRIVAINEAFTITTGYSAAEAVGQTPKLLNSGQQPAGFYRDMWLTLTSTGRWQGELYNRRKNGEIYAEWLKISTIFHADGTPLRRVGMFTDITEKKLAESTIWQQANYDLLTGLPNRNLFRDRLEQEIKPLRDQLIPLALLFIDLDHFKEINDALGHDCGDQLLVEAAHRISDCVREGDTVARLGGDEFTVILSGVDNALRIEQVAQMIVQALARPFALGAEISHISASIGITLFPADATDSESLLKQADQAMYQAKAQGRNRCSYFTATMQQVAQERMQLNNDLHGALAAGQLMVYYQPIIRLSTLRCVKAEALLRWRHPQRGMVGPADFIPLAEQNGLIDEIGYWVFCQAASQVKQWRDMGAACVQVSVNKSPRQFFDAALQHDWFAHLGELNLPAASICIEITEGLLLDASSMVKDSLSRVHTAGMQISLDDFGTGYSALSYLKTFPIDYLKIDQSFVRDMVKDPTDQAIVEAIIVMAHKLDMQVVAEGVETIEQRDLLMAAGCDFAQGYLFARPLPQDDFLAYLQSNGE, from the coding sequence ATGACCCAGGCTCCCCGTGGTAGTGCGCCTAGCAGCAAGGTGGTTGCCGCAGAACTGCGCGCGCGAGCCGAAGCGCCCCTGCCGGGCCATGTGCCGGCGGTCGAGGCTCAGCAGTCGGTACTTGATGCACAGAAGCTGGTGCACGAACTGCAAGTTCACCAGATCGAACTGCAACTGCAGAACGAGCAATTGCAAGCCGCCCGCAATGATGCCGAAGCGGCGTTAGTGCGCTACACGAATCTCTATGACTTCGCCCCGGCGGGCTACTTCACGCTGCGCGCCGATGGCACGATTATCAGAACTAATCTAGCCGGTGCCCGTCAACTTGGCATGGAGCGTGCCGTACTGACGGGTATGCGGTTTGTTCAATTCGTCACTCAGGTCAATTTGTGCGCTTTCAATGCCTTCCTGTTGAGGGTTTCCGCCGGTGATGTAGCGCAACGCTGCGAAGTCGAGGTGATGCGCCAAGACCAGACGCCACGTACGCTGCAGGTCGACGCCACCTTTGCCACCGACGAACAGGTTTATAACGTTGTGGTGTTGGACGTTACCGAGCGCAACGCCAACGAAGAGCAGCTGCAACTGGCGGCGCTGGTCTATCAGTCGCTTACCGAGGCGATCATGGTGTGCGATATCGACAACCGCATTGTTGCCATTAATGAGGCGTTCACCATCACGACGGGCTACAGCGCGGCAGAAGCGGTTGGCCAAACCCCCAAGTTGCTGAACTCAGGTCAGCAACCCGCCGGCTTTTATCGGGACATGTGGCTGACGCTGACGTCCACCGGTCGCTGGCAGGGCGAGCTTTACAATCGGCGTAAGAATGGTGAGATATACGCTGAATGGCTGAAGATCAGCACCATTTTCCACGCAGACGGCACACCGCTGCGGCGGGTGGGCATGTTCACCGACATCACCGAGAAAAAGCTCGCGGAATCGACTATTTGGCAGCAGGCCAATTACGATCTGCTGACCGGCTTACCCAACCGTAACTTGTTCCGTGATCGGCTGGAACAGGAGATCAAGCCCCTACGTGATCAGCTAATCCCTCTGGCGCTGCTGTTTATTGACCTCGATCACTTCAAAGAAATCAACGACGCCCTCGGCCACGATTGTGGTGATCAGTTGCTGGTTGAGGCGGCGCACCGCATCAGTGACTGTGTGCGCGAGGGGGATACCGTGGCACGCCTTGGCGGCGACGAATTCACCGTGATTTTGTCCGGAGTTGATAATGCTCTGCGTATTGAGCAGGTGGCGCAGATGATCGTGCAGGCGCTTGCACGGCCTTTTGCTTTGGGTGCTGAGATCAGCCATATCTCGGCTAGCATCGGCATCACGCTGTTTCCAGCCGATGCCACTGATAGCGAATCGCTGCTCAAACAAGCCGATCAGGCCATGTATCAGGCTAAGGCGCAGGGACGTAACCGCTGCAGCTATTTCACCGCGACCATGCAGCAGGTGGCGCAGGAGCGTATGCAGCTAAACAATGATCTGCACGGAGCACTAGCTGCCGGTCAGTTGATGGTTTACTACCAGCCGATTATTCGCCTGTCGACTCTGCGCTGCGTCAAGGCGGAGGCTTTGTTGCGCTGGCGTCACCCGCAACGCGGCATGGTCGGGCCGGCCGATTTTATCCCGTTGGCCGAGCAGAATGGCTTGATTGATGAGATTGGCTACTGGGTCTTTTGTCAGGCGGCCTCGCAGGTTAAGCAATGGCGCGATATGGGTGCGGCGTGCGTTCAGGTCAGTGTGAATAAATCGCCACGGCAGTTTTTCGATGCCGCTTTACAGCACGACTGGTTTGCGCATCTAGGCGAGCTCAACCTGCCGGCGGCGAGCATTTGCATCGAGATCACCGAGGGCCTTCTGCTCGACGCGAGCTCTATGGTCAAGGACAGCCTGTCGCGCGTTCACACAGCCGGTATGCAGATTTCGCTTGATGACTTTGGCACCGGTTACTCGGCGCTGTCCTACCTGAAGACGTTCCCCATCGACTACCTGAAAATCGACCAATCCTTTGTCCGCGATATGGTCAAGGACCCGACCGACCAAGCGATCGTAGAGGCCATTATCGTCATGGCGCACAAGCTTGATATGCAGGTGGTCGCAGAGGGTGTGGAAACCATCGAGCAACGCGATCTACTGATGGCCGCCGGATGCGACTTCGCGCAGGGGTACCTGTTCGCCCGGCCGCTGCCCCAAGATGATTTTCTGGCGTATTTGCAAAGCAACGGGGAGTAG
- a CDS encoding NAD(P)H-dependent oxidoreductase, producing MSETIKSGATPLEGDGKRILMILGTPKNSSFCHALGEAYAQDARSKGHVVRLLKLGEMTFDPVLRDGYEHSQQLEPDLLEAQRQIHWAEHLVFVYPVWWGGIPALLKGFFDRTFLPGFAFKYRNRSPLWDKLLSGRSADLLVTMDTPPWYYRWVYGAPGHRQMTRTILGFSGIKTRRLAEFAPVRPSSEEQRQGWLRRAEALGVRA from the coding sequence ATGAGTGAGACGATAAAGAGCGGTGCAACACCACTTGAGGGCGACGGCAAACGCATCCTGATGATTCTCGGCACCCCGAAAAACAGCAGCTTCTGTCATGCCTTAGGTGAGGCTTATGCCCAAGACGCGCGCAGTAAAGGCCATGTGGTGCGCCTATTAAAACTCGGCGAAATGACCTTTGATCCGGTGCTGCGCGACGGCTATGAGCACAGCCAACAACTGGAACCCGACCTGCTGGAAGCGCAACGGCAAATTCATTGGGCCGAGCATTTAGTGTTTGTTTATCCGGTCTGGTGGGGTGGTATTCCGGCGTTACTTAAAGGCTTCTTTGATCGCACGTTTCTGCCCGGTTTCGCCTTCAAGTACCGCAACCGTTCGCCGCTCTGGGACAAACTGTTGAGCGGGCGCAGCGCTGACCTGCTGGTGACCATGGACACCCCGCCGTGGTATTACCGTTGGGTTTATGGCGCCCCTGGGCATCGGCAGATGACCCGCACCATTCTTGGTTTCAGCGGCATAAAGACCCGACGCTTGGCCGAATTCGCGCCAGTGCGCCCTTCCTCTGAAGAGCAGCGTCAAGGCTGGTTACGCCGCGCCGAAGCGCTGGGTGTGCGCGCCTAA
- a CDS encoding DMT family transporter → MHISSGRWLFGLFLALTTAVLWGVLPIKLKQVLQVMDPVTVTWYRLLVSGSILLAYLAASKRLPAFRPLGKKGAWLLMLAIAGLTANYVLYLIGLKLLSPGTTQLVIQVAPILLLVSSLFIFRERFSLGQGLGLLVLLIGFALFFNQRLDELLTSLTVYTTGVLTILLAAFVWAFYGLAQKQLLTVWSSLQVMMVIYLACAALLTPWAQPLQALTLSPLQGWLLFACCLNTLVAYGAFAEALAHWEASRVSAALAITPLVTFASVALAASWWPEYVQPEQINALAYGGAMLVVLGSALTALGPSLLTGWRTRKARLAAAA, encoded by the coding sequence ATGCACATTTCTTCTGGTCGCTGGCTGTTTGGTTTGTTTCTGGCACTGACAACGGCAGTGCTGTGGGGCGTGCTGCCGATCAAGCTCAAGCAAGTGTTGCAGGTGATGGACCCGGTGACCGTGACTTGGTATCGCCTGCTGGTGTCCGGTTCGATTCTGCTGGCCTATCTGGCTGCCAGTAAACGCTTGCCGGCGTTTCGCCCGTTGGGCAAGAAAGGCGCGTGGTTGCTGATGCTGGCAATAGCCGGCTTGACGGCCAACTACGTGCTTTATCTGATCGGTCTTAAGCTGCTTAGCCCCGGCACCACGCAACTGGTGATTCAGGTTGCGCCGATTCTTTTGTTGGTCAGCAGTTTGTTTATCTTTCGTGAGCGTTTTAGCCTCGGCCAGGGCCTGGGTTTGTTGGTCTTGCTGATCGGTTTTGCCTTGTTCTTCAATCAGCGCCTAGATGAGTTGCTGACCTCGCTGACGGTTTACACCACCGGGGTGTTGACCATTTTGCTGGCGGCGTTTGTTTGGGCGTTTTATGGCTTGGCGCAAAAACAGCTGCTAACGGTGTGGAGCTCGCTGCAAGTGATGATGGTGATTTACCTGGCGTGCGCTGCGCTGCTGACGCCCTGGGCGCAGCCGTTGCAAGCGCTGACGTTAAGCCCGTTGCAAGGCTGGCTGCTGTTTGCCTGTTGCCTAAATACCCTAGTGGCCTATGGCGCCTTTGCTGAGGCATTGGCCCATTGGGAGGCTTCGCGGGTCAGCGCAGCGTTAGCCATCACCCCCCTGGTCACCTTTGCCTCGGTGGCCCTTGCTGCCAGCTGGTGGCCTGAGTATGTGCAACCAGAGCAGATCAATGCGTTGGCCTATGGCGGCGCGATGCTGGTGGTGCTGGGATCGGCACTGACTGCCTTAGGGCCTTCGCTCTTAACCGGCTGGCGCACCCGTAAGGCGCGCTTGGCCGCAGCCGCTTGA
- a CDS encoding chemotaxis protein CheB, translating into MVKSSTLAVTAGTQPLAEGSKPLRKATAALNNLALTDTVAPADGTFPIVGVGASAGGLEALELFLAHVPPACGLAFVIVQHLDPTCKGFLVELLQRVTAMPVMQITDRMKVKADHVYVIAPNTDLSILHGVLHLLEPVAPRGLRLPIDYFFRSLAADQQERAIGVILSGMGSDGTLGLRDIKECAGSVFVQDPPTAKFDSMPRSAIAAGLADVVAAAEVLPGKIMTYLQHTPLLLERSEIDRIDSDQSGLEKVVLLLRTQTGQDFSLYKKSTLYRRIERRMGLHQLNNLTEYVRYLRETPQEGALLFKELLIGVTSFFRDPEVWEQLKMEVIPALLAANPEGGALRAWTTACSTGEEAYSLAIVFREALEQAQAGKPIAARHTLQIFATDLDTDAIARARNAIYPANIAADVSEQRLRSFFVQEERGYRVSKEIREMVVFAPQNLVMDPPFSKLDLVTCRNLLIYLEADLQKKLLPLFHYSLKPGGILLLGTSETIGHADDLFAPLLPGKNRIYRRLGNSLRTGEVEFPIAPRASRASRDIFVSHGAERVDASLAPLASHAAQTAQQVQAQTDALLQNYAPAAVLTNDQGDIVYISGRIGKYLEPAAGHANLSIFTMAREGLVGPLYPAFSKALRQTEAITLERIKVISNAGTQHVAVTIQYLRRPIALKGMVLIVFTDLPVVKASAKSALARAGAGTAPDAELDELRQELQRYCAEVQVTREEMQTFQEELKSTNEELQSTNEELQSANEELTTSREEMQSLNEELQTVNYELNAKVEDLSLASDDMTNLLNSTAIATLFLDGKLKVRRFTTQTTQIIRLIPADAGRPITDLVSDLDYPRMADDAHQVLRTLIFCERQVVSHDGRWFAVRILPYLTQTKRIDGVVITFVDISVTKALEATLREALEVLQGRYGEQASELDEAKLLENVLNKARTLLEQRFSAQTSELKQSRADLKTEKELRE; encoded by the coding sequence ATGGTCAAATCCTCAACGCTGGCTGTCACGGCGGGTACTCAGCCATTGGCAGAGGGCAGCAAGCCGTTACGCAAAGCCACTGCTGCATTGAACAATCTGGCCCTGACGGACACCGTTGCGCCAGCCGATGGCACGTTTCCCATCGTCGGTGTGGGTGCCTCGGCAGGGGGGCTGGAGGCGCTTGAACTGTTCCTCGCTCATGTGCCACCCGCATGCGGCCTGGCCTTTGTCATCGTCCAGCACCTCGACCCGACCTGCAAGGGCTTCCTTGTTGAGCTGCTGCAACGCGTCACCGCTATGCCGGTGATGCAAATCACCGACCGCATGAAGGTAAAAGCTGATCACGTTTACGTGATTGCACCCAATACGGACCTGTCCATTCTGCATGGCGTGCTGCACCTGCTTGAGCCAGTTGCGCCGCGGGGTTTGCGTCTGCCCATCGATTATTTTTTTCGTTCGCTGGCGGCCGATCAACAGGAGCGTGCCATCGGCGTCATCCTCTCTGGTATGGGCTCGGATGGCACGCTGGGCCTGCGTGATATCAAGGAATGCGCAGGCTCAGTGTTTGTTCAAGATCCGCCGACAGCAAAGTTCGACAGCATGCCGCGCAGCGCTATCGCCGCGGGCTTAGCCGATGTGGTGGCCGCCGCTGAAGTGCTGCCGGGGAAGATCATGACCTACCTTCAGCACACCCCGTTATTGCTCGAACGCAGCGAAATTGATCGTATCGACTCAGATCAAAGCGGGCTAGAGAAGGTCGTGCTGCTGCTGCGTACGCAGACCGGTCAAGATTTTTCGCTCTACAAAAAGAGCACACTCTACCGTCGAATCGAACGGCGCATGGGCCTGCATCAACTCAATAACCTTACCGAATACGTGCGCTATCTACGTGAAACCCCCCAAGAGGGGGCGTTGCTGTTCAAGGAGTTGCTTATCGGGGTGACCAGCTTCTTTCGAGACCCAGAGGTGTGGGAGCAACTGAAGATGGAGGTCATACCGGCTCTGCTCGCCGCCAACCCTGAAGGCGGTGCGCTGCGCGCTTGGACCACCGCGTGCTCGACCGGCGAGGAAGCCTATTCGCTGGCCATCGTGTTTCGCGAAGCGCTGGAGCAAGCGCAGGCAGGTAAGCCAATAGCCGCTCGGCATACCTTACAAATATTTGCCACCGACCTCGATACTGACGCTATCGCCCGCGCCCGGAACGCCATTTACCCAGCCAACATCGCCGCTGATGTCTCAGAACAGCGCCTGCGCAGCTTCTTCGTGCAAGAGGAGCGTGGCTATCGCGTGAGTAAGGAAATCCGCGAAATGGTGGTATTCGCTCCGCAAAACCTGGTGATGGACCCGCCTTTCAGCAAACTCGACTTGGTCACGTGTCGTAACTTGCTGATTTATTTGGAAGCCGATCTGCAGAAAAAGCTGCTACCGCTATTCCACTACAGCCTCAAACCTGGTGGCATTTTGCTGCTCGGTACTTCGGAAACTATCGGACACGCTGACGATCTGTTTGCGCCGCTACTGCCCGGTAAAAATCGGATATACCGGCGACTGGGGAATAGTCTGCGCACCGGCGAGGTTGAATTCCCCATAGCACCGCGCGCCAGCCGTGCCAGCCGCGATATTTTCGTCAGTCATGGCGCCGAACGTGTTGACGCCTCACTCGCCCCCTTAGCGTCGCACGCGGCCCAGACTGCGCAGCAGGTCCAAGCGCAGACAGATGCGCTGTTGCAGAACTATGCCCCAGCGGCGGTGCTCACCAATGACCAGGGTGACATTGTGTATATCAGCGGTAGGATCGGTAAATACCTCGAGCCAGCCGCCGGTCATGCCAACCTGAGCATCTTCACCATGGCCCGCGAAGGTCTGGTTGGTCCCTTGTATCCCGCTTTCAGCAAGGCCCTGCGACAAACAGAGGCAATTACCTTAGAGCGGATAAAGGTAATCAGTAACGCAGGCACTCAGCATGTGGCAGTGACGATCCAGTATCTGCGGAGACCGATTGCGCTGAAAGGCATGGTATTGATCGTGTTTACCGATCTTCCCGTCGTCAAAGCGTCTGCAAAATCTGCCTTGGCCCGCGCTGGCGCTGGCACTGCGCCTGATGCCGAACTAGACGAGTTGCGTCAGGAATTGCAACGATACTGCGCGGAGGTGCAGGTCACCCGCGAAGAAATGCAGACCTTTCAGGAAGAACTCAAATCGACCAACGAGGAGCTACAAAGCACCAACGAGGAATTACAGAGTGCCAATGAGGAGCTGACAACATCCAGAGAAGAAATGCAGTCTCTGAACGAGGAGCTGCAAACCGTCAACTATGAGCTGAACGCCAAGGTAGAGGATCTGTCGTTGGCCAGCGACGACATGACAAACCTGCTCAACAGCACTGCCATCGCTACGCTGTTCCTCGATGGCAAACTCAAGGTGCGGCGCTTCACCACGCAAACTACCCAGATCATCCGGCTGATCCCCGCTGATGCCGGGCGACCAATTACCGACCTTGTTAGCGACTTGGATTATCCGCGGATGGCCGACGATGCACACCAAGTGCTGCGTACTCTGATTTTCTGTGAGCGCCAGGTTGTCAGCCATGATGGTCGTTGGTTTGCCGTACGCATCTTGCCTTACCTTACCCAGACTAAGCGCATTGACGGCGTGGTCATCACCTTCGTTGATATCAGCGTGACCAAGGCGCTAGAGGCCACGCTGCGTGAGGCGCTGGAAGTGTTGCAGGGTCGCTATGGTGAGCAGGCCAGTGAGCTGGATGAGGCAAAATTGCTGGAAAACGTATTGAACAAAGCGCGGACCCTGCTGGAGCAGCGGTTCAGTGCGCAAACCAGCGAATTAAAGCAGTCGCGGGCCGATCTAAAGACCGAAAAGGAACTGCGCGAGTGA